The Microtus ochrogaster isolate Prairie Vole_2 chromosome 22, MicOch1.0, whole genome shotgun sequence nucleotide sequence GGCGGAGCCCGGCGCCTCTGCCTCAGTGCGCACGCGCACAGCCCAACCCGCGCGAGGGAGGCATTGCGCATGCGGCCTAGCCTCCCGGGACTCCGGAGCCAGCAGAAGCCCGGGCTTCTCCGGTAGGTTTGTCGTCCTTCAGGTCCCGAGGCGAGTTCTGACATTACCGCCACGGCCGCGTCATCCTGCTTTTTGAGTTGCCGCGCTTAGGCGTCCATTGCATGGATCGCCATAGACTCTTAGGACCACAGAATCCGCACGACTTTGGTGACTGCTTTGCAAACTCCGTGCACGGATTGGACGCAAACGTGGGGGTTGTAGAGGCTTTAATTTTTCCCAGCTTTGCTTCTCGGTTACTTTATAACCCGGTTAGTACGAAATTGCCAGCCCCACACCTCGACTAGACGCTAAGATCGAAAATTCATAAAAAGCAGAAACTTCCCTGGTGGCTTCTTGAAGAGCAGGAATAGCGAAATGATTAGGCCAGCAGCACCCTAGAGACTGATACCTCGGGGCTTCTCACCGTCGTGGCCTGATCATGTTCCTGTGTGACTTAATGCCGAAATGAGTGGTCGCTGTTTAGAGCAAAGGATTAGTATCAAGTTTTGCGTGAAATTGAACAAGTCTGTCAGTGAGACCCACCGTCTTTTGAAAGGGTTTAGGTAGGGCTGGAAGATGGCCTAAATGATGCATAAAGAGTTCGTTCAGTCACGCACAGGACTGATGAAAATACCCCGAAAGTCAAGGACTCGGTTTTTTTCAAACAGGCAATTAAAGGTGAAAATGCTGCTGTATGTTAGACTCATTCTGAAAGAAAACCTGAACATGAGAAAAATGTCTGCCAAAGTTCCAGCGAGTATTCTAAAGGATGAGCCTGAACTCGAGAAATTTGAATTCCCTCTGATTCATTCAAAGGAAATTACGAAAAGCCATCTTATAGTGAGGGAAAGGGCAACAAGTTCTGAGATGTGGAGGTCTTTGCAGCAGAAAGCTGGTGGGGAAATATCTCTGTGTTGAATCCCAGAATCCAcgtccccacctccacccccgcCAGCCAGCTTCTGCAGGGGCCAGCCTCAGTCAGCAAACATTCCCCCTAGGGGGGCTCAGCATTGGTTCACATCCTGCTGAAATGAGCCTGAGGTCGCCAGAACCTGACCAGGGAGCTGTCCTCATCTGCTTTTCATCTCTGGCTCCTCCTTCACGCTGGGCAGGATCCAGCTACATGTAATACTGATCTATGGGGtcctcttccttgctgttcccaACCTTCTTGGAGGGCTTGTGGCTGTTGACTTCTGGtgatagtttgttttttatttcagcaAGTGTGGCTCTCTTCAGTGCCTGTAGCTCGTCTTGGGGCTACCCTGCACATCCTGCTGTCCCAGGGGATCATGCCAGTGAGAAGTGCGGGTCTAAGTCTATTTCTGTGTCCGGGGAGACATAATTTTCTGAGGGGACCCCAAAAGAAGTCCTGCAGTTTCAGCCTGCTTCAGTCAGGGCCTGAGAGGTGTGGTACAGAAAGCAGTGTGATCTAACCCGAATGACTCACGGTTGGCCTACAATAGTTACCTCACAGAACTCCCTTCCTCCGACAGGAGAGTTAGGTGTGTCTCATTCTCCTGTACTTTGGACCACCATTCTTTTGGGTACCTTCTGCTAGAAGAGAAAGGTTGGCCCTAGAACATTTAAGCCATGAGACCCAGGTGAAGGCCGTGATGTCCCATGAAGAGACTAAGTGATTCCTCGGGTCTCACGTTAAGAGAGTCTGGGATGCGGTGCCGATTCACACACGACATTTATTTAGTTACTGAGGTCAAGTGTGTTTTGGATGGTGTGAAGCTCTGTAGTGAGATGGCTGAGGATAGGTGGGGTTGACGGAGGAGGTGGTTTTTAACTATATCCGTGAAGAAGGGTGAGAGAAAGGACCGTGAGATTGGAGGATGCACAGGAGGTGGTACAGCATGAGGCggtataaaaagaa carries:
- the Gvqw3 gene encoding LOW QUALITY PROTEIN: protein GVQW3 (The sequence of the model RefSeq protein was modified relative to this genomic sequence to represent the inferred CDS: inserted 1 base in 1 codon; deleted 1 base in 1 codon; substituted 1 base at 1 genomic stop codon), with product MSGRCLEQRISIKFCVKLNKSVSETHRLLKGFRXGLEDGLNDAXRVRSVTHRTDENTPKVKDSVFSNRQLKVKMLLYVRLILKENLNMRKMSAKVPASILKDEPELEKFEFPLIHSKEITKSHLIVRERATSSEMWRSLQQKAGGEISLC